TAGATGTTTTGGTTACTGCGCCTATAAATAAACACAATATACAGTCCGAAGCATTTAAATTTCCGGGGCATACCGATTATTTGGCCCAACAATTAGAAGGCGAAAGCCTTATGTTTATGGTAACCGACACATTAAGGGTTGGATTGCTAACAGACCATGTGCCCGTAAAAAATATTGTAGAGCACCTCTCCGAAGCTTTAATCATTAAAAAAATAAATGCTGTTTATAATTCACTTTTAAAAGACTTTAATATAGTTAGACCCAAAATAGCCGTTTTAGGTATTAATCCGCACACAGGCGATAATGGTGTTATTGGTAATGAAGACGATACGATTTTAAGACCAACACTTCAAAAAATCAAAGAAGAAGGTAAATTAGTGTTTGGACCGTATGCTGCCGATAGCTTTTTTGGCTCCAATAATTATAAAAATTTTGATGCCATTGTAGCCACCTATCACGATCAAGGCTTGATCCCATTTAAGACACTGTCTTTTGGTCAAGGCGTTAATTTTACTGCGGGGTTGAATAAAATTAGAACCTCTCCAGACCACGGAACAGCCTACGAAATTGCAGGAAAAGGGGTAGCAGACGAGAACTCTTTTAAGGAAGCTGTTTTTGCTGCTATTCAAATATTTAAAAATAGATTTGATTATGAAGAACTTACGTCAAACCCCTTGAAAAAATCAAATCAAAAGATGTAAACAAAAAAATGTTTATAAGTAATGTAGCTTAAATAAAAATTTATATATTTGCAGGCTCAAAATAGATGTGAGAATGAAGCCATTAAAAGAGTTTACAATCCCATTTGTAGGATTAAAGTTTGGAAAGCATCATTTTGAGTATAAAATTGAGAAAACGTTCTTTGAATATTTTGAGTATGAAGAGTTTAATGATGTAAATGTTAACGTAGATCTTGTATTGGACAAGAAAACTACGTTATTAGAATTAAACTTTAAAATTTCAGGATTTGTAAATGTTAATTGCGATTTAACAAACGAACCTTTCGATCAGACCATAAAAAATGAGTTCGATTTAGTGGTAAAGTTTGGAGATGAATACAATGATGAGTTTATTGATATTCTTATTGTACCTCACGGAACATACGAAATTAACATACAACAATATATTTACGAATTAATTGTACTTGCTGTACCAATTAAACGCGTACATCCTGGAGTTAAAGACGGAACTTTAGATTCCGATATACTTAAAAAGTTAGAAGAATTAAGCCCAAAGCTTAAGGAAGAAAAAGAAACTGAAGAGGAAACCGATCCTCGTTGGAATACATTAAAGAAACTATTAACGGATAAATAAACATAAAAAATGGCACATCCTAAGAGAAAAATCTCGAAAACAAGAAGAGATAAAAGAAGAACACATTACAAAGCAACTGCGCCACAGATTGCTACTTGTCCAACAACTGGTGAAGCACATTTATACCACAGAGCTCACTGGCACGAAGGAAAATTATATTACAGAGGTCAAGTGTTAATTGATAACTCTGAAGCTGTAGAAAACGTAGCATAAATTGTATGCACGCATATAATAAAACGCTCACATGTGAGCGTTTTTTTTATGATATGCTTTTTCTAAAGGACAAAAACACGTAATTTGCACAATGTTTCGTCAAATTTTAGTAGTTTTCGCGACATTTTGAGCGTTTTTGTTCAATTTTAATGATTTTTTGATCAATTTAACTATAAAGTTATGGGAAAAATCTCAGCAGCAATAACCGCTGTTGGTGCTTATGTGCCAGAATACGTATTAACCAATCAAATTCTTGAAACATTGGTTGATACTAATGATGAATGGATAACTTCTAGAACAGGAATAAAAGAGCGTCGAATTCTTAAAGACGAAGGAAAAGGAACTTCTTACTTAGCTATTAAAGCAGGACAAGACCTTATTAATAAAAAAGGCATAGACCCTAAAACTATTGAACTTGTTATTGTTGCAACCGCAACTCCAGATATGAAAGCGGCCTCAACGGCTTCTTTTACGGCTACCGAAATAGGTGCAGTAAATGCATTTTCATTCGATATGGATGCTGCATGTTCTAGTTTTTTGTACGGTATGTCCGTAGCAGCCAGTTATATTGAATCTGGCCGTTATAAAAATGTATTGTTAATTGGAGCCGATAAAATGTCTTCAATTATCAATTATAAAGACCGAGCCACTTGTATTATTTTTGGTGACGGAGCAGGAGCCGTTTTATTCGAACCTAATGAAGAAGGTTTGGGACTTCAGGATGAATATCTAAGAAGTGACGGAACAGGTCGGGAGTTTTTACAGGCTACCTACGGAGGTTCTTCATTTCCAATAACCCCAGAAGCCATAGAAAAAGGGGGGCAGTATGCTTTTCAAGAAGGGAAAACAGTATTTAAAAATGCGGTATTCAACATGGCAGATGCCACTGTAAAAATATTAGAGCGTAATAATTTAACAAAAGAGGATGTTGATTGGTTGGCTGCGCATCAAGCAAATAAGCGTATTATTGACGCTACTGCACAACGCATCGAATTGGAAGAAGAGAAAGTAATGATTAATATTCACAAGTATGGTAATACGACTTCTGCTACGTTACCATTACTATTAAGTGACTATGAATCACAACTTAAAAAAGGAGATAATATAATTTTTGCCGCTTTTGGAGGCGGATTTAATTGGGGTGCCATTTATTTAAAATGGGCATATAATTCAGTAAACTAACCATTAACTAATTAGTAAGATTATGGATATTAAAGAAATTCAAAACTTAATCAAGTTTGTTGCCAAATCAGGGGCAAGCGAGGTTAAACTAGAAATGGATGATATTAAAATCACCATAAAAACAGGATCAGATTCAGAAACAACAGCAGTGCATTATGCGCCTGTAGCGGCTCAAATGCCACAAATGGCAGTGCCAGTTTCTGAAGCAAAACCAACCGCGGAACCTTCTGCGTCCGTTGCTCCAGCAACAGAAGATTCAAAATACATCACTATAAAATCGCCAATTATTGGAACTTTTTATAGAAAACCATCTCCAGATAAGCCATTATTTGTAGAGGTTGGACAAACCATTGCTGAAGGCGATGTGCTTTGTATTATAGAAGCTATGAAACTTTTCAATGAAATCGAATCTGAAGTTTCAGGTAAAATAGTTAAAATATTAGTTGACGATTCTTCACCTGTTGAATTCGATCAACCATTATTTTTAGTAGATCCATCTTAATTAATTCAGAATTCAGAATTCTGAATTCATAATTTTTATAAAATTATGTTTAAAAAAGTATTGATTGCCAATAGAGGGGAAATAGCATTGCGTGTTATTAGAACCTGTAAAGAAATGGGCATAAAAACAGTTGCTGTTTACTCTACAGCCGATGCAGAAAGTTTGCACGTTAAATTTGCAGACGAAGCCGTTTGTATAGGACCTCCATCTAGTAGTTTGTCTTATTTAAAAATATCCAATATTATTGCGGCGGCTGAGATTACTAATGCAGACGCTATTCACCCTGGTTATGGGTTTTTATCTGAAAATGCTAAATTTTCAAAGATATGTGAAGAACACGGTATAAAATTTATTGGTGCTTCTCCAGAAATGATTGACAGAATGGGAGACAAAGCCAATGCAAAATCTACCATGATTGCTGCAGGCGTACCTTGTGTTCCAGGAAGCGAAGGGGTTATAAAGTCATTTGAAGAATGTGAAAAAGTAGCCAAAAAAACCGGCTATCCAGTTATGCTTAAGGCATCTGCCGGTGGTGGTGGAAAAGGTATGCGTGCCGTTTGGAAACCGGAAAACTTAAAAGATGCTTGGGATTCTGCACGTCAAGAAAGTAAAGCGGCTTTTGGGAATGACGATATGTACATGGAAAAACTTATTGAAGAGCCAAGACATATTGAAATCCAAATTGTGGGAGACTCTACTGGAAGAGCATGTCATTTATCGGAAAGAGATTGTTCTATCCAACGTCGCCATCAAAAACTAACCGAAGAAACACCTTCACCATTTATGACCGATGAACTTCGTGAAAAAATGGGAAAAGCCGCAGTTAAAGCAGCAGAATATATTAAATACGAAGGTGCAGGAACCATCGAGTTTTTAGTAGATAAGCACCGTAATTTCTACTTTATGGAGATGAATACGCGTATTCAGGTAGAACACCCCATTACAGAACAAGTTATCGATTTCGATTTAATTCGTGAACAAATTCTTGTGGCTGCAGGAGTGCCAATTTCTGGTAAAAATTATTTACCAAAATTACATTCCATCGAGTGTCGTATTAATGCTGAAGACCCGTTTAATGGTTTCCGTCCATCACCAGGAACCATCACAACGTTACATGCCCCAGGAGGTCATGGTGTGCGTTTAGACACCCACGTGTATGCAGGTTATACCATTCCGCCAAATTACGATTCTATGATTGCCAAGTTAATCACAACGGCGCAAACCAGAGAAGAAGCCATCAATAAAATGAAGCGTGCTTTAGACGAATTCGTAATAGAAGGTGTAAAAACCACCATTCCATTCCACAGACAATTAATGGAGCATCCAGATTATTTAGCTGGAAATTATACCACTAAATTTATGGAAGATTTTGTTATAGAAAAACAAGTTGAAGAATAAATAGTAAAGACTCCGCAAGCAATTTCGGAGTTTTTTTATGGTGTTCCTTTTGCTTTTTTTAAAGTTACAAAGTTACAAAGTTGCAGAGTTGCAAAGCTAAAGAGATTATAATTTCAAAGTTGGTTCAAAAAAACCATCAACCAACAACCATCAACCAACAACCATCAACCATCAACCATCAACCAAAAATGACTCTCTCTTACTGGGAAATAAAATCATGGTTTACCAACATAGATTTCACTATTGTTGGGAGCGGTATTGTGGGATTAAGTTGTGCCTTACGGTTAAAAGACCAATTCCCTAAAGCCAACATATTAATATTGGAAAAAGGTATGTTGCCACAAGGTGCCAGCACAAAAAATGCAGGATTTGCCTGTTTTGGTAGCCTTAGTGAAATACTTGATGACCTAAAATCGCATTCAGAAGAAGAGGTTTTTAATCTGGTAAAAAAGCGTGTGAATGGTTTACAGCTGTTAAAAGAAACTTTGGGTGAGCGCGCTATAAATTATCAAAACTATGGTGGATATGAGTTGTTTTTAAATGATGATGATTTGTTTGAAGCATGTCTTTCAAAACAAGTAGACATCAATAGATTGCTTCAACCTATATTTAAAAAGGATGTTTTCAGCATGAAACCAAACAGTTTTCATTTTAAAAAGGTAAAAGAGCATTATATTTTTAATCCGTTTGAAGGACAGATAGATACAGGAAAGATGATGGAAGCTCTCCTTCAAAAAGCACAATCAAAAGGTATCAAAATATTAAATAACATAACGGTTGAAGGCTTTTCAGAAGCTGTCGATTCAGTAAAAATAAAAACCAATTCGGTCGAGTTTTCAACATCAAAACTATGTATTGCTACTAATGGTTTTGCAACGCAACTTATAAAAGAAGATGTAAAGCCAGCACGGGCACAAGTGCTCATTACAAAACCTATAGATAATCTCCATATAAAAGGCACGTTTCATTTAGACAAAGGTTTTTATTATTTTAGAAACATTGATAATCGAATTTTGTTAGGTGGTGGCAGAAACCTAGATTTTAAAGGTGAAGAAACAACCGATTTTGCTCAAACCTATATTATTCAAAACAAATTGGAAAGTATACTAAAAACGGTTATTTTACCTGAAATTCCGTTTGAAATTGAACAAAGGTGGAGTGGTATTATGGGCGTTGGAAAACTAAAAAATACTATTGTAAAATCATTGGGTAATCATGTATATTGCGGTGTAAAACTCGGCGGTATGGGAATTGCCATTGGGAGTTTGGTAGGAAAGGAATTAGCACAATTAATAGCATATCATGATTAGAAAATTATTTAGGTTTTTATTTAAAGGGCTCCTTTGGTTTTTTGCAATTTCTATAGGATTGGTTATTGTATTTAAGTGGATGCCCATTCCTGTTACCCCACTCATGGTTATACGAACCGTTGAACAAAAAATAGATGGAAAAGATATCGTTTGGAAACACGATTGGGAATCTATAGACCACATCTCCAAAAACTTGCAATTAGCAGTGATTTGTAGCGAAGATCAAAACTTTTTAAACCATCATGGGTTTGATATGAAAGCCATTGAAAAAGCGCTCATATACAACAAAAAAGGCAAGCGTACCAGAGGCGCAAGTACCATTAGCCAACAAACAGCAAAAAACGTTTTTTTGTGGCCACAGCGTAGTTGGTTACGTAAAGGCTTAGAGGCTTATTTTACGTTTTTAATAGAATTAATTTGGTCTAAAGAGCGTATTATGGAAGTCTATTTAAACAGCATTGAAATGGGTAACGGTATTTATGGTGCCGAAGCCGCAGCGCAACATTGGTTTAAAAGATCGGCTGCCAATTTACGTCAACAAGAAGCTGCTGCCATTGCCGCCATTCTGCCTAGTCCGTTACGATACAGAGCTAATCCTGCAACCAATTATATTCAAGGTAGAAAGAATTGGATAACACGTCAAATGCGCTTTTTTGGTCCTTTAAATTACGATTAAGCTATGGCTTCGAGTTTAGAAATTAAAAAAGAGCTGTATGTACAATGCTTTGATTTTGTTGAAAACAGATTTAATACGATTCAAAATACTATTAACGAAATACAGGAATCTTTAACCTCTGAAACCAAAAGTAGTGCTGGTGATAAACACGAAACAGGTAGGGCGATGCTGCAATTGGAACGTGAAAAAGCAGGAAGTCAATTGGCGGAAATTCAAAAAACCAAAGAAAGCCTATCGAAGATACAAATTTCAAATACTTCAGAATTTATTGGTTTGGGATCTGTTGTTTACACCAATAAAAGCAACTATTTTATTGCTATAAGTGCCGGTGAACTAAAAGTAGATAACGACGTATTTTATGCTATTTCGCCCCATACGCCTATTGGGCAATTGCTTATGGGAAAAACAGTGGGGAATGCGGTTGTTTTTAGGGAGCAACAGTTTAAAATTGAAAAGATATTTTAGAACTCATCTTGACTTTTTAGATTATTTTAATACAGAAAGACAAATATTTAATTTTTTATCTAAATCAATATCACTTTCAAAAAACACCATTTTACCATTCAAATCGGCTTCAATTAAGTAATAACTTCCTTTAAAATAAGCGTGTTTAACCGTTGCTTTTAAGTTTGAATTTTCGACTAATTTCAATTGATTTGCATAGACAATGCCATAATTTTCTATATCATTAAACTCATCAAAAAATGAAGCAATCAATTTGTTTTGTGGGTTCTTGTATAGTTGTTCAGGAGTGCCTTTTGCCATAATTTTGGCATCGTGCAATACGATCATCTGATCAGAAAATGAAAGCACGTCATCTTTATCGTGTGTAGCGACAATACAAGTGATATGTTTTTCTTTCAGATATTTAAAAAGACTTCGGCGTAGCGATTGTTTTTTGAAATTATCAATATGGCTAAAAGGTTCATCGAGTAGCAATACCTCGGGTTGTTTCGCAATGGCTTTTGCTATAGCAACCCGTTGCTTTTGTCCGCCGCTTAATTCTTTCGCTTTTGTATTGGCATAGGACTGTAGCTCTACCACTTCCAGCAACTCTTTTATGCGCGCTTGTTTTTCATCAGGATAAAAATTAGAAAGAAACGCACCAATATTTTCGGCGACTGTAATAAAAGGCATCAAATCGAATTCCTGAGCCACGTATTTCATGAATTCAGGACCAACGATGAGGTTGTGTTTTGGACCTAATATTTCCTTGTCTTTCCAAAAAATCTGACCTTCATTTAAATCGTAAGTCCCGTAAAGTAATTTTAGAAGCGTACTTTTTCCTGAACCACTTTCACCTATAATGGCAAAATGTTCACCTGTTTTAACAGAGAAATTAATATCTTTTAAAATAGGTTGTTTTTTGTATTGGAATGTCAGGTTGTTTACTTGTAGCATAAATAAATTAATGTCACATCGAGCGCAGTCGAGATGTCTTAAAATAGTTCTCGACTGCGCTCGAACCGACACATAAAGAATACTTTAGTTTTTATTGATTTTCATTGGTAATTGATCAAACCCCATATTAAAAAGTGTAAACCCAAAAACATCAGCATATTGCTCAATAGTTTTACTTACAGGTGTTCCGGCACCATGGCCTGCATCTGTTTCTATTCTAATTAAAGTTGGGTTTGCCCCTGTTTGCTTACTTTGCAATTCAGCAGCAAATTTAAAGCTATGTGCCGGTACCACTCGGTCGTCATGATCGCCCGTTGTGATTAAAGTCGCGGGATATTCTACACCAGCTTTCACATTATGAACAGGGGAATAGCCTTTTAAATAGTTGAACATCTCTTTGCTTTGTTCGGCTGTACCATAATCGAAAGCCCAACCTGCACCTGAAGTAAAGGTATGATAACGTAACATATCTAAAACCCCGACCGCTGGCAATGCCACTTTTGCTAAATTAGGTCGCTGAGTCATAACAGCACCTACCAATAAACCGCCATTTGAACCTCCCCTTAACGCCAAATAATTTGAAGACGTGTATTTGTTATTTATTAAGTATTCCGCGGCAGCGATAAAGTCGTCAAATACATTTTGTTTTTTTAACTGTGTCCCTGCATCATGCCATTTTCTGCCATATTCGCCACCACCACGCAAATTTGGTACAGCTAAAATACCGCCTTGTTCCATCCAAACGGCGTTGGTAATACTAAAAGCAGGTGTTAAACTAATGTTGAAACCGCCATAGCCATAAAGCATGGTTGGGTTTTTGCCATCCCGTTTCAAGCCTTTTTTATGGGTGATTATCATAGGGATTTTAGTGCCATCCTTTGAATTAAAAAAAACTTGTTTACTTTCGTAGTCATTACTGTTAAAGTCGATGTCTGGTGACCAATATAAATTGGTGTCACCTGTTTTAGGGTTTAACGAATAAATACTTGAAGGTGTATTGTAATTAGTGAATGAATAATATAACGTCGTATCTTCTTTTTTTCCAGAGAAACCAGAAGCAGTTCCTAATCCTGGTAATTCTATTTCTCTTATTAATTTACCGTTGTAATCGTATTGTTTAATTTTAGATATGGCATCAACCATATAATTCGCAAAGAAAAAACCACTTCCTTTTGATGGGTTTAAAACAAATTTGGTTTCCGGTATTACATCTACCCAATGTTCTGGGGTTGGGTTTGAAGCATCCACTGAAACTATTTTTTTGTTTGGAGCATTTAGGTTGGTTACTATAAATAATTTGCTGCCTTCATTTTCAATAACTTGTGAATCACTATCGGTATGATTTAAGATAGAAATTAATTGGCTGTTTTTATGTGATAAATCTTTTATAAAGAGTTTATTTCCTGATGTTGAAATACGCGGTGTGATGATTAGATATCTATTATCTTCTGTAACATTGGCATAAATGTATCGGTGCTTTTCTTCTGGTGTTCCACCGTAAATAAGAGCATCTTCACTTTGAGGCGTTCCAAGTTTATGATAATATACTTTGTGCTGGTCTGTTTTTGCCGAAAGCTCACTCCCTTTAGGTTTATCGTAACTGGAATAGTAAAATCCTTCGTTTTTATACCAAGATATTTGAGTGAATTTTACATCAATAAGAGTGTCTTCAATAATCTTTTTCGTTTCGGCATTCATGATTAGAATTTTTCTCCAATCACTACCTCCTTCAGAAATGGAATATGCTAAAATACTGCCGTCTTTTGAAAAACTTAAAGCGTCTAAAGATGTTGTCCCGTCTTTCGAAAACGTATTGGGATCTAAAAACAGTTCTTCGTTTTCACTACCAATCTTTTTCCTATAAATAACATATTGATTTTGTAAACCATCATTTTTAGAAAAGTACATATAGTTGCCTTCTTTAAATGGCGCACTTATTTTTTCGTAATTCCATAGATTTGAAAGGCGTTCTTTAAGTTCGTTTCTAAACGGAATATTGTCCAAATAGTTGTTGGTTACCCTATTTTGAGCTTTTACCCAAGCTTCTGTTTCCTTGCTTCTGTCGTCTTCTAGCCAACGGTAAGGGTCGTTAACTTTAACGCCAAAATAAGAGTCTATACTATCAACTGTCTTTGTTTCAGGATAATTCACTGGCACTTTTTTTTCTACAGGGTTCTGTTTGCAAGCCATAAAGCTTATAGCGACTGCAATACTAATAATTAATTTGTTCATATAATTATTGATTTGCAATGAATTCAAAAATAACGAAAATCCCTCAGTATGTGTTGTTGGTCTTAAAAGTTTAAATTTTACATAGTAATAGCTGTACTTTTACTTATACATTTTATAAATTAATTTTAGTTATGAAGAAGGTCTTTTTAGGGTTATTATTAATAGCAAATTGTTTTTCGTTGTTTTCTCAGTCAGATATTACCAAGCACGAGATTAAGGAGCATATTAAATTTTTAACTTCAAGAAAAAATGAAGGACGTTATCCGGGTGGCAAAACTAATAAGCGTGTTGTGAAATATTTGGAGAAAGATTTTAAAAAATCGGGAATTGAATCTTTTAAAGGAGGATATAAGCAACATTTTAAAGCCAGATTAAGGGCAGAAGAAGGTGTAGCGGAAAAACCATTGGTATCTACTTGGAATGTTATAGGTTTTATTGAAGGTAATGATGCCATTTTAAAAAATGAATATATTATTTTAGGGGCACATTATGATCATTTAGGTTTGGGTGGTCCTTCTTCAAAATCGGATAAAAAACACACCATTCATTTTGGAGCCGATGATAATGCTAGTGGCACTGCAGCTTTATTGGAAATAGCAGAAAAGTTAGTGGGGTACAAATTAGAATTAAAACGCAGTATTATATTTATTGCTTTTGGAGCTGAAGAGCAAGGACTGTTGGGAAGTGAATATTTTGTTGAACACCCTATCGTGCCTTTGGAACAGATGAAGCTTATGATTAATATGGATATGGTGGGTCGACTTAATGAAGAAAAGCAGGTGTATATGGGAGGCGCGGGAACGTTTCCAGGAGGCGTAGATTTTATGACCCATTTAGGAAAAAGTTTAGGTTTGAACCCGGTGGTCCATGCAGGATCGGTAGGGGGTTCTGATCATGTGTCGTTTTATAAAAAAGGAATTTCAGTAATGGGAATGCATACAGGCGGGCATCCGCAATACCATACGCCTGAGGATACTTTAGAGCTAATAAATTTAGAAGGTGAGAAAATGGTTTGTGAGTATATTTTTCAAACTATCATGAGAATAGCTTCAACAAATAAGGAACTCTATTTTATTAAACAAAACGATTGATTATAAAAAAAGCTGTCTTCTAAAAAGTCCTTTAAATTTAATTTGTCAGGTTGAGCTTGTCGAAACCGATATTGATTATCAGTAAGTTAAAATAGCCTGTCAAGCTGAGCCTGTCGAAGCTATCGAAAGAAGAGGCAATAAAGGCCTTCGACAAGCTCAGTCTGACATAGAACTATGCTTTTTAGTCTCAATAAGATATAGAATCCTATTGAAAATTATACTAAGTTGTTTGCTATTAAATACTCTCCAATTTGAATGGCATTGGTAGCAGCCCCTTTACGTAAGTTATCGGCAACAATCCACATATTTAGTGTGTTTGGTTGGGATTCGTCTCTACGTAAACGCCCCACAAATACCTCATCTTTATCATGCGCTAATATGGGCATAGGATAGGTATTGGTTGCTGTATTATCTTGTAAAACAACACCAGGAGTATTGCTGATTATTTGTCTAACATCAGCTAAATCAAAATCGTTTTCAAACTGCACGTTTACAGATTCTGAATGCCCTCCAGCAGTAGGAACACGCACTGCGGTAGCTGTTACAGAAAATGTTTTGTCATTAAATATTTTTTGAGGCTCTCTGGCCAATTTCATTTCTTCTTTAGTATAGCCATTTTCTAAAAATGTATCACAGTGAGGCAGTACGTTTCTGTTAATTGGGTAAGGATAAGCCATATCACCTTCAATACCTGCCATTTCGTTTTCTAATTGCTTAACCGCTTTAACACCAGTTCCTGAAACCGATTGGTAAGTTGAAACCACCACGCGTTTCATTTTATATTTTTTATGAAGTTGCGATAATGCTAACACCATTTGAATGGTCGAGCAGTTAGGATTTGCTATAATTTTATCGTCTTTAGTTAGCTCGTGTGCATTGATTTCTGGGACTACCAATTTTTTAGTAGGGTCCATTCTCCAAGCCGAAGAGTTATCAATTACAGTGGTACCAACTTCAGCAAACTTAGGTGCCCATTCCAACGATGTGTCCCCTCCTGCCGAAAAAATAGCGATTTGCGGTTTTGCAGCCACAGCATCGGCTAAACCAATGACGGTGTATTCTTTATTTTTATATGTTAATTTTTTTCCAACAGAACGTTCAGATGCTACCAAAAGCAATTCAGTTATTGGGAAATTGCGTTCAGCAAGAACTTTTAGCATCACTTCACCAACCATTCCAGTGGCGCCAACTACAGCTACTTTCATTTTAATTTGATTTAAAGATTCAATAAAATTTACGAGGCAAAACTAAGTAATAATTATATTTTAGGATCAAAAAAAAGCCCTTGTTTTCTAAAAACGAGAGCTTTTTAACAACAAATAACACGTTGTTATATATTTAACACTTTGTTATTTTTTAAGCAAATCTCTGATTTGAATAAGCAATTCTTCTTGTGTTGGTCCTGCTGGTGGTGCTGGAGCTTCCTCTTCTTTTTTCTTCATTTTACTAATCGCTTTTATAATCATAAACATAACGAATGCAACAATGATAAAGTCAATTAAACTTGTTAGGAAACTTCCATAAAGTACAGCAATTTCACCAGTTACAGTACCCGCT
This genomic window from Mariniflexile sp. TRM1-10 contains:
- a CDS encoding ABC transporter ATP-binding protein, which produces MLQVNNLTFQYKKQPILKDINFSVKTGEHFAIIGESGSGKSTLLKLLYGTYDLNEGQIFWKDKEILGPKHNLIVGPEFMKYVAQEFDLMPFITVAENIGAFLSNFYPDEKQARIKELLEVVELQSYANTKAKELSGGQKQRVAIAKAIAKQPEVLLLDEPFSHIDNFKKQSLRRSLFKYLKEKHITCIVATHDKDDVLSFSDQMIVLHDAKIMAKGTPEQLYKNPQNKLIASFFDEFNDIENYGIVYANQLKLVENSNLKATVKHAYFKGSYYLIEADLNGKMVFFESDIDLDKKLNICLSVLK
- a CDS encoding prolyl oligopeptidase family serine peptidase, producing the protein MNKLIISIAVAISFMACKQNPVEKKVPVNYPETKTVDSIDSYFGVKVNDPYRWLEDDRSKETEAWVKAQNRVTNNYLDNIPFRNELKERLSNLWNYEKISAPFKEGNYMYFSKNDGLQNQYVIYRKKIGSENEELFLDPNTFSKDGTTSLDALSFSKDGSILAYSISEGGSDWRKILIMNAETKKIIEDTLIDVKFTQISWYKNEGFYYSSYDKPKGSELSAKTDQHKVYYHKLGTPQSEDALIYGGTPEEKHRYIYANVTEDNRYLIITPRISTSGNKLFIKDLSHKNSQLISILNHTDSDSQVIENEGSKLFIVTNLNAPNKKIVSVDASNPTPEHWVDVIPETKFVLNPSKGSGFFFANYMVDAISKIKQYDYNGKLIREIELPGLGTASGFSGKKEDTTLYYSFTNYNTPSSIYSLNPKTGDTNLYWSPDIDFNSNDYESKQVFFNSKDGTKIPMIITHKKGLKRDGKNPTMLYGYGGFNISLTPAFSITNAVWMEQGGILAVPNLRGGGEYGRKWHDAGTQLKKQNVFDDFIAAAEYLINNKYTSSNYLALRGGSNGGLLVGAVMTQRPNLAKVALPAVGVLDMLRYHTFTSGAGWAFDYGTAEQSKEMFNYLKGYSPVHNVKAGVEYPATLITTGDHDDRVVPAHSFKFAAELQSKQTGANPTLIRIETDAGHGAGTPVSKTIEQYADVFGFTLFNMGFDQLPMKINKN
- a CDS encoding M28 family metallopeptidase codes for the protein MKKVFLGLLLIANCFSLFSQSDITKHEIKEHIKFLTSRKNEGRYPGGKTNKRVVKYLEKDFKKSGIESFKGGYKQHFKARLRAEEGVAEKPLVSTWNVIGFIEGNDAILKNEYIILGAHYDHLGLGGPSSKSDKKHTIHFGADDNASGTAALLEIAEKLVGYKLELKRSIIFIAFGAEEQGLLGSEYFVEHPIVPLEQMKLMINMDMVGRLNEEKQVYMGGAGTFPGGVDFMTHLGKSLGLNPVVHAGSVGGSDHVSFYKKGISVMGMHTGGHPQYHTPEDTLELINLEGEKMVCEYIFQTIMRIASTNKELYFIKQND
- a CDS encoding aspartate-semialdehyde dehydrogenase — its product is MKVAVVGATGMVGEVMLKVLAERNFPITELLLVASERSVGKKLTYKNKEYTVIGLADAVAAKPQIAIFSAGGDTSLEWAPKFAEVGTTVIDNSSAWRMDPTKKLVVPEINAHELTKDDKIIANPNCSTIQMVLALSQLHKKYKMKRVVVSTYQSVSGTGVKAVKQLENEMAGIEGDMAYPYPINRNVLPHCDTFLENGYTKEEMKLAREPQKIFNDKTFSVTATAVRVPTAGGHSESVNVQFENDFDLADVRQIISNTPGVVLQDNTATNTYPMPILAHDKDEVFVGRLRRDESQPNTLNMWIVADNLRKGAATNAIQIGEYLIANNLV
- the mscL gene encoding large conductance mechanosensitive channel protein MscL, translating into MLKEFKDFAMKGNLVDIAVAFVMGAAFNKVVTSFTAGIVSPLIGLIFNSDFNDLKYVITPGVADEAGTVTGEIAVLYGSFLTSLIDFIIVAFVMFMIIKAISKMKKKEEEAPAPPAGPTQEELLIQIRDLLKK